The Branchiostoma lanceolatum isolate klBraLanc5 chromosome 1, klBraLanc5.hap2, whole genome shotgun sequence genomic sequence ggtgccatcccccGTGGTAatcactggctcaatcttttcgcttgctattAAACCAGGGATTACGattggttagcaagcgaaaacaCAGAGTCAACGGTATActgcggaggatggtacccaggtcAAGTCATTGGTGACCTCACTAAAAACACAATCGCCTTCAAGTGGTTAGATTCTGAGATCGGATGACGCATTTCTTTGAAGCGGCTGGCGTGGACAGTCCACCACTGGAGGTAACGTTATGAATTttagaatctattcctttaattATCAAATGTAATAGTTTTATTGAGAGCTactggaaggattgacataacaggtgactatcaccttttcaagatgagaACCCGGcccaggctgtaaggtttgatccactcacaccgggcaTGACCttttactcttctcgataagtgaggtgggttctttaacgtgctcgaggtctGGCTCTTTGGTTGAGTTTGGTCAGATCGACAATCAACTTAACAATATACAAGTGCAGCTactttcctgtggtccttatcaaCAAAGATGACTGGCTAAAACTGGTAGATGCAGTTACTGAAATAAGATAGGGAAGTCTGTTTGGCTGCACCAgtcgaatgttttgaaatttagcAAGTTAGTAGTGGTCAGTATGTGttcagcctggatgccagaccccccgTTTTCAGAGATCGGGGGccggggtctggcatccaggttaGGGTGcgtgtgtttgggagtcaaattcgactcttaatctaaaactggaCAGACTGCTCCGGACATACCGCCTCGGCTGGCTGGCTGGTGGCCGGTACGTGGGGAGCCATGTTTTGCtttgtgtaaccggggcttaacagAAATACTCCTAACTTTCCCACGGTTCATTTGCATTTAGTTATTGCTACCACAGTTATATGCTCCTCTACTAATAACGTCGTTCAGATATCCTCTGATATATGTAGACCATCGGCAGATGCATAGTTGCTCCATAAATGTAGAGATTATCTGTGTTTGTGCGATGGAAAGATGGAAATTTTCAGCATATTGGTCGTTGTGGTACACGTTCTGGGGCGATGTCTTGCAACCTTTACAGGAATGCATTGCCAGCTCCATTGAGATATGTATATACAAACGACAATTCAACGTTATTTTTGCATTCATATCTTTTAGAATAATAATGATTCTAGTGACTGTTTTTCTGGCGATCTTTCTTTCACATGGAACTGACAgtaattcaatcaatcaataaattcATCCTAGTTACTGTAAACTCATGTATTTTtgtggggacttaatttcatAGTATAAGGAAAAACGATGTGTTCGTATTTTTCTAAGATCAGTGTAAACAGTTCTGTAATACAGTAGCAAACCAATGGAAACGCCCACTACAAATGATATCAACACTGAAAATCAGCTACTCATGACTAATGACATAGTAATGTTTGACTACTTCAGTTTCGTTGTGTGCATGCCACAGgaattttttaattattttttgaTACTGTATTAGACACAATGGGACAAAAAGTCTAGCCTGAGTatcagcctccgtagtgaccactggctcaaaaaaattcgcttcTTAACccgttagcaagcgaatttttttgagccagcggtcactacggaggcttgtactcaggctagaaaagTCCGGGAAGAAGTTGATGCATAATGACTCACAccaaaatttgcatatatttGTTCCCAATAGATTAAAACAAAAGATGGAAGATCCCCGCAGCATCTATGGACAACACGAAACAAAACATACTGGggaaaaaccttacatgtgtggggagtgtggatacagagcaGCTCAAAGGTCAGCCCTTTCCCgacatgtgagaatccatactggagaaaaaccctacaagtgtgacctgtgcgaTTATTCTGCAGCGCAGAAATCCAGCTTGGACCATCACCATGTCactaaacacactagtgagaaatCCTACGtatgtgaggtgtgtggatacaagacagctaaaatctctcacctatccagacacgtgagaattcatacaggtgaaaaaccctataaatgtgaccagtgtgactattctgcagcacaaaaAAGCAGCTTGGACCATCACCAGCTTactaaacacactagtgagaaatCCTACGtatgtgaggtgtgtggatacaagacagctaaaatcTCTCACCTATCCAGACACGTGAGAATCCATACAAGgaaaaaaccctacaagtgtgacctgtgcgaTTATTCTGCAGCGCAGAAATCCAGCTTGGACCATCACCATGTCactaaacacactagtgagaaatCCTACGtatgtgaggtgtgtggatacaagacagctaaaatctctcacctatccagacacgtgagaattcatacaggtgaaaaaccctataaatgtgaccagtgtgactattctgcagcacaaaaAAGCAGCTTGGACCATCACCATCTTactaaacacactagtgagaaatCCTACGtatgtgaggtgtgtggatacaagagAGCTAAAATCTCTCACCTATCCAGACACGTGAGAATCCATACAAGgaaaaaaccctacaagtgtgacctgtgcgaTTATTCTGCAGCGCAGAAATCCAGCTTGGACCATCACCATGTCACTAAACACACTTgtgagaaaccctacgtatgtgaggtgtgtggatacaagacagctaaaatctctcacctatccagacacgtgagaattcatacaggtgaaaaaccctataaatgtgaccagtgtgactattctgcagcacaaaaAAGCAGCTTGGACCATCACCATCTTACTAAACACACTAGTGTAGAGCATAGGATCttagaccacatagtgagtagACATCTGTGTCTGATTACTGATCAATAAAGGCAGGAGCCCACGTGCTCCTAGACTCATTCTTGACAAGACGACGAGAGTGTGCACATCTATACTTTCCTACACTGGTGGACAGCGGTGTGTTGCCGCTTTCGAGCGGCCGAACCTGCGCTAAGACGCCATCCTAAAGCCTTGGCCCGCTACCATGCCTCCTGTATCGCCCGGTGATGAGACCATCGGCTCCCCGAGAGACCGTCGCCCGTGCTGCGTTGCCCGACTGCCACGTCGACCGCCAACCCCAGCCTGCCGCCGTGCTTAGCCGTTCGTTTAGAGGTCTTTAGATGTAGTCTGCCCGCCTACCGCCGCATCGCACCGCCAACAGACCCAGCTGGACCGTCCAACTTGCCCGCATGCTGTCCTCTAACCCACCCAGCCAGCCAACCACGCCTGCCATGTCCCGGCCATCTCTGCCTGCCGTCGCTGAAGCCAGAGCCGCCGGCCGCCACGTGTGCAGACCACGCTGCCGTCTCCCTGCCCCACCATGCCGCCTGTCAAGCAGTCAACCCACCCGCCCGGACTGAGGAGCCATCGACGCTGCCACCCCGTGCCGCAACTGCCTGCGACCTTCCACGGCCACCCTGCCTGCCTGCGACCGTCAGCCGGCCACGCTGCAGCCGCGCCGGCCCGTCCCAGACCTCGGACCGTAGAAGCCTCGCTGAGCCTCGCGCCGCCGATCGTCGACTGCCGACCCCAGCATGAGAACCCCGCTACACCATATCGCCGAAGCTTGCCGCTAAGACTCCGCTGTTCACGACAACATCGATCTGAACTTTGCGACCTGACGTGACCCGTGCGATCCTCACTGCgaacttttaaagaaattctCCCTTGCTCCAGGAAGACCACTGAACTTTTGCCGCGTAAGATAAGACCTACGAACTTTTGTGGTTCTGAGTAAGGTACCGTACACGAATTGTATGTAACAGTTAGGTGTTGACCTGGTCCATTTTCGTACGCCTACGGGTAACGATTACGCCTTATcaaacctttttgttttgtatgttgatgttgaacttgtatGTGCTTGCCTAACTAAATAGAACGATTGCCTGCGGGCCTACCCTATTTTTGCTGGAAGTACTTAAATTTTGGTTGTTGCCTTGAGACGTTCATGTTGTAGCTACATGGCCTCGGATCAATCTGCCCTGCTTGGGAAATATTACTGTGCTATGTAATATTTAAAAATGCAATGTTCTCCATCTGTTCGTGTTCCGACGATTTTCTATGCAGTAGTCCGTCAGTTACCAGCTTGTCGCTAGAACTGCAATAccaagcacttgtcaaaatagTAACACGCTGGGACCTGCTGTTTTCCCACCATTTTCTCAACTATTTGGCGGTGTCACAGACACTAGGACACCAGTAACGACTTGATACATCCTGTTTTTGTAACTttattgaatttgtgtaacaGACGACGGGGACGTCGTCTACCCCCCGGCGGTGAGGGGTGTAGAGCATAGGATCttagaccacatagtgagtagACATCTGTGTCTGATTACTGATCAATAAAGGCAGGAGCCCACGTGCTCCTAGACTCATTCTTGACAAGACGACGAGAGTGTGCACATCTATACTTTCCTacactagtgagaaaccctacgtatgtgaggtgtgtggatacaagacagcttaAATCTCTCACCTATCCAGACACGTGAGAATTCATACAAGgaaaaaaccctacaagtgtgacctgtgcgaTTATTCTACAGCGCAGAAATCCAACTTGGACCATCACCATGTCACTAAACATCTGCCGGCGTcaaggggggtgggggtggggggggggtgttacaGAGCGGACGATGTCCCGTCCCCCAAAACTCCAAGGCTCCAAAACTCAATCTATGACTTGTATGTATTTTGTCGCAAAATTTCCCGCGGGAGCATGTCGCGCCTTTggcgaaaaatatgtctggAGAGCGTCACATCAAGCTGAAACCCATCTGCGTGTGTTTCTTttcgaattgaaaaaaataaggttagcaaaaaaaaaggttggcttcattatgaaatcttccTGGTCAGGAAAGAAGAAcaaaactgaacacacagagcatggtataccgaataatagatttttctcttcatttttgttctttcacatcttcttctttggaattgaatttgaaatacgacataagtatcaaattttcctaattttgaattttacagcacatttttttttaacggaTCGACATGGCCTAACCACTTCCGAGTCGTGCCGTTAAACATGACACCAGCTTCGACCCCGTCACAACTTTAAACTTCGACATGCAAGTTCCCGGATGTTGGAGTTACGAGAAGCATACTTCTTTCGATGGAAAGTAGTAAACTGTCATTAAGGCTGATTGATTGAAAGTTATATTTTGCAATCGCATATAGATTTTTTAGGTCTCGACCCGGGACTTGAACATCTTACGTTTATATCCACCCTAATGGACCTTAAAGAGGCCTTAGATAGTCGGCGAGAAACTTACCCCGGGTTGCTTTAATGTGAAATGATAGAGGCGAAATTTACGCTTCCATCGGGTTTTCAAGCAATGATCGCTGAGTCAGCATCAATAACTTCAACTACATTCTAGAAGAAGACAACCATTACCATGTAGAAATCGGtacatatatcaaagaatgtttagacattagaactagtagtgtaagggATAAATAGTGAATATATCAAATGATGGTTTGacattagaactagtagtgtaagggATAAATAGTGAATATATCAAATGATGGTTTGACATTAGAACTAGTAgtataagtgatacgttaaactcgacatgttgcaTAATCCATATACTTCTGAAACCAAATCAAAATCAatccatatacttgtacttaggttaattCCTTTGTATCCAGGTGATTGCTTGCatatatagttgtagaagacctaacgaaagtcgctgttcttttgttgtgtcaataaagattgttgtataagTTTACGTTAAGATGGTCGCATCGGCCGATTAATCTACTCTACACAAGAACCTGTCTAACGGTAGCGCTAGCAGATACGCAGGTTGATAGTTGTTATTGATTTTAAATGAATTGTATTGATTGAAGTTCGCagtagtgcattatactgggggacgttgggttggagatttgtttggtcgcatcttttcagggtggcggaattatgtacccgggTGAAAATGTGAAGTTTCTATGGAAGATCTAACTCTTAATTCAGATGATTtagtggaaacatggcggcctttgttttacaacatctacccaAGCGAAAAATgacatcggtctttgtttactctaccgtcaattgcacgaaaatggcacaaaagctACAAATTCAAGAAAGTGAAAAATTCAAagacgtttacaagaaagtttacgttttactacaacaaaaacatatcaaatttgtacggaaaaatctaacacttgactcaa encodes the following:
- the LOC136425865 gene encoding zinc finger protein 93-like — its product is MEDPRSIYGQHETKHTGEKPYMCGECGYRAAQRSALSRHVRIHTGEKPYKCDLCDYSAAQKSSLDHHHVTKHTSEKSYVCEVCGYKTAKISHLSRHVRIHTGEKPYKCDQCDYSAAQKSSLDHHQLTKHTSEKSYVCEVCGYKTAKISHLSRHVRIHTRKKPYKCDLCDYSAAQKSSLDHHHVTKHTSEKSYVCEVCGYKTAKISHLSRHVRIHTGEKPYKCDQCDYSAAQKSSLDHHHLTKHTSEKSYVCEVCGYKRAKISHLSRHVRIHTRKKPYKCDLCDYSAAQKSSLDHHHVTKHTCEKPYVCEVCGYKTAKISHLSRHVRIHTGEKPYKCDQCDYSAAQKSSLDHHHLTKHTSVEHRILDHIRPSPVLRCPTATSTANPSLPPCLAVRLEVFRCSLPAYRRIAPPTDPAGPSNLPACCPLTHPASQPRLPCPGHLCLPSLKPEPPAATCADHAAVSLPHHAACQAVNPPARTEEPSTLPPRAATACDLPRPPCLPATVSRPRCSRAGPSQTSDRRSLAEPRAADRRLPTPA